One Neodiprion pinetum isolate iyNeoPine1 chromosome 1, iyNeoPine1.2, whole genome shotgun sequence genomic window carries:
- the cyst gene encoding rho guanine nucleotide exchange factor 28 isoform X4 has translation MDKRPENLAPFSSDECPNSGEDSDEDVITDYLSSANPNDSRVARGTDDELDGLTLDGGASESEYTKDGSSVIVMSDRGLDQLKQQPGGIGAQLRSTGPLVPIISVTPHSPGFAKHYPVLDDNLRQLHEIHESIQRMRDLTLTTTGHNARSRLHRHHTQRLSSSCPSLCPLNPVPLRTHEHQDTSSDPDLLVDGSANSSPTHFPSSNRHLPHGSQGVDRRRSWTDLEDSRRGSRHSGQDHHLHLQARTMDETNILNDFSFQRQRSISLSSLESELDLDLDSKPHPTGTVPGSKASRSQASTHSLNEADLIQGDFQKIVAKRERLGESGGLMPGITGSRLPLQKSISTPSIVTPPVHTHLTDSGTRTTPLLTAILHGPGRHDRGSGSETETEDLIPQRSHGFHGDLAREGTPNAQASFDELLTDGVVDDDNHSEKTRRKRGSLFFRKKKDKSGKKANQSQQHQWVTVAAASHQSGATCDFCTKQLVANKPALHCENCGATVHQSQGCKDQLTLECVKQKQHSSKSGSKSVSGTPAATNNAKRGSTSSLPPPLSTNSGREISNKKTATGYSPWRRVATKLGVNQTINEERDGDSTGHHREAPSNWEEHEFGEESHQFNVGDLEGLDPELGLGKEEPDSWTAAVGRNVARGLVNSCEREVKRQEHIYEFVLTEKHHCLVLLAMERIFADGLRRHFGLPPTDLERMFPRLRDLTDIHLKFLLKLRRRQQSNSVVPTIADILIEQFSGGNATSMKSAYGDFCSRHREAVNAYKYYYRSEPRFVRFVRHCQANPLLKKKGIPECILFVTQRLTKYPLLVEPLIKTGVASHEVEDLRQALLLVKQILGDVDAQVADKERADRKLEIYHRIEAKSFATHRGMKFKKSDVLGSNRTLKFEGTAFLMQGRSKMAPVVVVVLSDVLFFLAETRDQKYAFFAPDNKAGVVSLQKLLVREKAGQESRGIYLISSNPSDPEMFELKVQKPKDKQLWIQAIRAAVETCPQDLENENDELGNNGENEHRDNRSSSVSTISAEERQRIVDAKQSHIRDIVDELRKKDVEQAALLEEKMGLQLRLRSATGVWNTNESDNERESREDRELPDCSKLVPDYKRLVHADIGLVWSEAVVAVQKAMRLASSLSFSTGSATLSRSLSSAGERHSEAYVPPALCVPRRAETFAGFDHNKERSPWRDNTTLNSVIPPMKIGHLLSELGEGKEDEEADTATDGNRDQQLAAVQLSHYVYRLFCIVAIQMTTINSLQAQLAAWKDGSGKSTNNRPNPNRQLEELRNLQDQLSREKAAWRASTQQERTELDEQRAQLSRLRDQLTAEQRDVTQQRDQLYRRLEALERQGVSLVTPAATGAAPAHGSQSTDTLPSRKSQDNKRIPLNLISATNQQKVQSSLPPVKQQLPLKLASGSNNNNSRSSSIIANNSPDRHSRAGSSPAIVTSSSFSSPDLSSSNSFSNINTNTQTRLRATRSPPEQPHHHHHNQQQQSQQSQQQQHQQQRTEQPLEEEVIFF, from the exons ATGACAACCTTCGTCAACTGCACGAGATACACGAAAGCATTCAGCGAATGCGGGATTTGACGCTGACCACTACCGGTCACAATGCTCGCTCCCGCCTCCATCGTCATCACACGCAAAGGCTTAGTTCTTCTTGTCCCTCGCTTTGTCCTCTAAATCCCGTCCCTCTCCGTACTCATGAGCATCAAGATACCAGCTCTGACCCCGACTTGTTAGTCGACGGTTCGGCAAACAGTTCGCCCACCCATTTTCCCTCATCTAATCGTCACTTGCCCCATGGAAGTCAAGGAGTCGACAGACGACGAAGTTGGACCGATCTTGAGGATTCAAGACGGGGTTCGCGCCACTCTGGACAGGACCATCACCTTCATCTACAAGCCCGAACGATG GATGAAACAAACATCTTGAACGATTTTTCGTTTCAGCGTCAGCGGAGCATAAGCCTCAGTAGCTTGGAGAGTGAACTAGATTTAGATTTAGATAGTAAGCCTCACCCCACTGGAACGGTACCTGGAAGCAAAGCGTCTAGATCACAAGCCAGTACTCATTCACTCAACGAAGCAGATCTTATtcag GGTGACTTTCAGAAGATCGTTgcaaagagagagaggctGGGCGAGAGCGGAGGACTGATGCCCGGAATTACTGGCTCTCGTCTACCACTGCAGAAATCCATTTCAACACCCTCAATTGTTACACCCCCTGTCCACACGCATCTTACTGATTCTGGGACTCGAACTACTCCTTTACTTACCGC TATTCTACATGGCCCGGGACGTCACGACAGAGGCAGCGGAAGCGAGACAGAAACGGAGGATCTTATTCCACAACGAAGCCACGGGTTTCACGGAGATTTGGCCAGAGAAGGTACACCCAATGCACAAGCCTCCTTTGACGAACTACTTACGGA CGGAGTTGTGGACGACGATAATCATTCTGAGAAGACACGTCGAAAGCGGGGATCTCTATTCTTTCGTAAGAAGAAA GATAAAAGCGGCAAAAAAGCAAACCAAAGTCAACAGCACCAGTGGGTGACGGTAGCTGCAGCTAGTCATCAAAGCGGGGCAACATGTGATTTTTGCACCAAGCAGCTGGTGGCCAACAAGCCAGCTCTACACTGTGAAA ATTGCGGAGCTACTGTTCATCAAAGTCAAGGATGCAAGGATCAGCTGACGTTGGAGTGTGTCAAGCAGAAGCAACATTCATCAAAATCGGGATCCAAGTCCGTGTCTGGCACTCCAGCAGCGACCAACAATGCTAAGAGAGGGTCGACGTCTTCATTACCTCCTCCTTTGTCGACGAACAGCGGGAG GGAGATTAGCAACAAGAAAACCGCAACGGGATACAGTCCTTGGCGGCGAGTCGCCACCAAGCTAGGAGTCAA TCAAACGATCAATGAGGAAAGAGACGGGGATAGCACTGGACACCATCGTGAAGCGCCAAG TAACTGGGAAGAACACGAATTTGGCGAAGAGAGTCATCAGTTTAACGTCGGTGATTTAGAGGGGCTGGACCCTGAGTTGGGCTTGGGAAAAGAGGAACCCGATTCATGGACTGCAGCCGTGGGGCGCAATGTAGCCAGGGGTCTTGTAAATAGCTGCGAGCGCGAAGTTAAGCGACAGGAGCACATATACGAGTTTGTCTTGACAGAGAAACATCACTGCCTTGTTTTACTGGCTATGGAGCGAATATTCGCTGATGGCCTTAGGCGTCATTTTGGCCTACCACCTACAGATCTCGAACGAATGTTTCCTCGGCTACGAGATCTTACAGATATTCATCTAAAGTTTCTGTTAAAGCTGAGGAGACGCCAACAGTCCAACTCTGTTGTGCCAACTATAGCGGACATTTTGATCGAACAGTTTTCAGGGGGTAATGCTACATCAATGAAAAGTGCGTATGGTGATTTTTGTAGTCGTCACCGTGAAGCAGTGAATGCCTACAAATACTATTATCGCAGCGAGCCCAGATTCGTTCGCTTTGTACGGCATTGCCAG GCAAATCCTCTCTTGAAGAAGAAAGGCATTCCAGAGTGCATTCTCTTCGTCACCCAACGATTGACAAAATACCCGTTGCTCGTTGAACCTCTGATCAAGACAGGGGTTGCATCCCATGAAGTCGAGGATCTACGCCAAGCGTTGCTTCTTGTTAAGCAAATTTTAGGGGATGTCGATGCCCAAGTTGCCGACAAGGAGCGAGCTGATCGAAAGCTAGAGATCTATCACAG AATCGAGGCTAAGTCTTTCGCCACGCATCGGGGTATGAAGTTCAAAAAGTCGGATGTGCTAGGAAGCAATCGTACCCTCAAATTTGAGGGTACAGCATTCTTGATGCAAGGTCGTAGCAAAATGGCACCTGTGGTTGTTGTCGTTCTATCGGATGTATTATTCTTTCTTGCTGAAACAAGAGATCAGAAATATGCATTCTTTGCACCAGATAACAAGGCTGGTGTTGTCTCACTTCAGAAGCTACTTGTGAGAGAGAAAGCTGGACAAGAATCCAGAG GCATTTATTTGATAAGCAGTAACCCCTCGGATCCGGAAATGTTTGAACTGAAAGTGCAAAAACCCAAGGACAAACAGCTCTGGATACAGGCAATAAGAGCTGCAGTTGAAACATGTCCGCAGGATTTAGAGAACGAAAATGACGAACTGGGTAACAACGGAGAAAACGAACATAGGGATAACCGTTCCTCATCTGTATCAACAATATCTGCCGAAGAAAGACAGCGTATTGTCGACGCGAAACAGTCACATATACGCGACATTGTCG ATGAACTGCGAAAAAAAGATGTAGAACAAGCCGCGTTACTCGAAGAAAAGATGGGATTGCAATTGAGACTTCGATCTGCTACCGGTGTGTGGAACACAAATGAAAGTGACAACGAACGAGAGAGTCGAGAAGACAGAGAGTTGCCCGACTGCAGTAAATTAGTGCCAGATTACAAACGACTTGTGCACGCTGACATAGGTTTAGTCTGGAGTGAG gctgttgttgctgttcAGAAGGCGATGCGACTTGCCAGTTCATTGTCATTTAGTACAGGAAGTGCAACACTTTCACGTAGTTTAAGCTCCGCTGGTGAACGGCATAGTGAAGCCTATGTGCCGCCAGCACTGTGTGTACCTAGACGTGCGGAAACGTTTGCTGGGTTTGATCACAATAag gAGCGTTCCCCGTGGCGCGACAACACAACTTTGAATTCTGTCATTCCGCCCATGAAGATTGGTCATTTATTAAGTGAATTGGGTGAAGGAAAGGAGGATGAAGAAGCAGACACTGCGACCGATGGAAATCGAGATCAACAATTAGCTGCCGTTCAGTTGTCACACTACGTTTATAGGCTCTTTTGTATAGTCGCGATTCAAATGACGACGATCAACAGTCTCCAAGCACAGCTAGCAGCTTGGAAAGACGGAAGTGGAAAGTCGACCAATAACCGACCAAATCCGAATCGGCAACTGGAAGAGCTACGCAATCTGCAGGATCAACTTAGCCGTGAAAAGGCGGCGTGGCGTGCGTCAACTCAACAAGAGCGTACGGAACTGGATGAACAGCGGGCCCAACTTTCAAGGTTACGGGATCAACTTACGGCCGAACAGCGTGATGTCACGCAACAACGCGATCAGCTGTATCGCCGACTCGAAGCGTTAGAGAGGCAAGGTGTTTCTCTGGTAACACCGGCTGCAACCGGAGCTGCACCTGCACATGGAAGCCAAAGTACTGACACATTGCCATCGCGGAAAAGTCAGGACAACAAACGTATACCATTGAATTTGATCAGTGCTACTAACCAACAGAAAGTTCAGAGCAGCCTTCCTCCAGTCAAGCAACAGCTGCCTTTGAAGCTGGCCAGTGGcagcaacaataataattctaG AAGCTCGAGCATCATTGCCAATAACAGCCCTGATCGTCACTCAAGAGCTGGTAGCAGTCCGGCAATCGTGACAAGCTCATCGTTTTCATCACCTGACCTTAGTAGCAGCAATAGTTTTAGCAATATTAACACCAACACGCAGACTCGATTACGAGCAACACGTTCGCCTCCTGAACAGCCGCATCATCACCACCACAACCAACAGCAGCAGTCGCAACAAtcacaacagcaacaacatcAACAGCAAAGGACGGAACAACCCCTAGAAGAAGAAGTTATATTTTTCTGA
- the cyst gene encoding rho guanine nucleotide exchange factor 28 isoform X8: protein MSDRGLDQLKQQPGGIGAQLRSTGPLVPIISVTPHSPGFAKHYPVLDDNLRQLHEIHESIQRMRDLTLTTTGHNARSRLHRHHTQRLSSSCPSLCPLNPVPLRTHEHQDTSSDPDLLVDGSANSSPTHFPSSNRHLPHGSQGVDRRRSWTDLEDSRRGSRHSGQDHHLHLQARTMDETNILNDFSFQRQRSISLSSLESELDLDLDSKPHPTGTVPGSKASRSQASTHSLNEADLIQGDFQKIVAKRERLGESGGLMPGITGSRLPLQKSISTPSIVTPPVHTHLTDSGTRTTPLLTAILHGPGRHDRGSGSETETEDLIPQRSHGFHGDLAREGTPNAQASFDELLTDGVVDDDNHSEKTRRKRGSLFFRKKKDKSGKKANQSQQHQWVTVAAASHQSGATCDFCTKQLVANKPALHCENCGATVHQSQGCKDQLTLECVKQKQHSSKSGSKSVSGTPAATNNAKRGSTSSLPPPLSTNSGREISNKKTATGYSPWRRVATKLGVNQTINEERDGDSTGHHREAPSNWEEHEFGEESHQFNVGDLEGLDPELGLGKEEPDSWTAAVGRNVARGLVNSCEREVKRQEHIYEFVLTEKHHCLVLLAMERIFADGLRRHFGLPPTDLERMFPRLRDLTDIHLKFLLKLRRRQQSNSVVPTIADILIEQFSGGNATSMKSAYGDFCSRHREAVNAYKYYYRSEPRFVRFVRHCQANPLLKKKGIPECILFVTQRLTKYPLLVEPLIKTGVASHEVEDLRQALLLVKQILGDVDAQVADKERADRKLEIYHRIEAKSFATHRGMKFKKSDVLGSNRTLKFEGTAFLMQGRSKMAPVVVVVLSDVLFFLAETRDQKYAFFAPDNKAGVVSLQKLLVREKAGQESRGIYLISSNPSDPEMFELKVQKPKDKQLWIQAIRAAVETCPQDLENENDELGNNGENEHRDNRSSSVSTISAEERQRIVDAKQSHIRDIVDELRKKDVEQAALLEEKMGLQLRLRSATGVWNTNESDNERESREDRELPDCSKLVPDYKRLVHADIGLVWSEAVVAVQKAMRLASSLSFSTGSATLSRSLSSAGERHSEAYVPPALCVPRRAETFAGFDHNKERSPWRDNTTLNSVIPPMKIGHLLSELGEGKEDEEADTATDGNRDQQLAAVQLSHYVYRLFCIVAIQMTTINSLQAQLAAWKDGSGKSTNNRPNPNRQLEELRNLQDQLSREKAAWRASTQQERTELDEQRAQLSRLRDQLTAEQRDVTQQRDQLYRRLEALERQGVSLVTPAATGAAPAHGSQSTDTLPSRKSQDNKRIPLNLISATNQQKVQSSLPPVKQQLPLKLASGSNNNNSRSSSIIANNSPDRHSRAGSSPAIVTSSSFSSPDLSSSNSFSNINTNTQTRLRATRSPPEQPHHHHHNQQQQSQQSQQQQHQQQRTEQPLEEEVIFF from the exons ATGACAACCTTCGTCAACTGCACGAGATACACGAAAGCATTCAGCGAATGCGGGATTTGACGCTGACCACTACCGGTCACAATGCTCGCTCCCGCCTCCATCGTCATCACACGCAAAGGCTTAGTTCTTCTTGTCCCTCGCTTTGTCCTCTAAATCCCGTCCCTCTCCGTACTCATGAGCATCAAGATACCAGCTCTGACCCCGACTTGTTAGTCGACGGTTCGGCAAACAGTTCGCCCACCCATTTTCCCTCATCTAATCGTCACTTGCCCCATGGAAGTCAAGGAGTCGACAGACGACGAAGTTGGACCGATCTTGAGGATTCAAGACGGGGTTCGCGCCACTCTGGACAGGACCATCACCTTCATCTACAAGCCCGAACGATG GATGAAACAAACATCTTGAACGATTTTTCGTTTCAGCGTCAGCGGAGCATAAGCCTCAGTAGCTTGGAGAGTGAACTAGATTTAGATTTAGATAGTAAGCCTCACCCCACTGGAACGGTACCTGGAAGCAAAGCGTCTAGATCACAAGCCAGTACTCATTCACTCAACGAAGCAGATCTTATtcag GGTGACTTTCAGAAGATCGTTgcaaagagagagaggctGGGCGAGAGCGGAGGACTGATGCCCGGAATTACTGGCTCTCGTCTACCACTGCAGAAATCCATTTCAACACCCTCAATTGTTACACCCCCTGTCCACACGCATCTTACTGATTCTGGGACTCGAACTACTCCTTTACTTACCGC TATTCTACATGGCCCGGGACGTCACGACAGAGGCAGCGGAAGCGAGACAGAAACGGAGGATCTTATTCCACAACGAAGCCACGGGTTTCACGGAGATTTGGCCAGAGAAGGTACACCCAATGCACAAGCCTCCTTTGACGAACTACTTACGGA CGGAGTTGTGGACGACGATAATCATTCTGAGAAGACACGTCGAAAGCGGGGATCTCTATTCTTTCGTAAGAAGAAA GATAAAAGCGGCAAAAAAGCAAACCAAAGTCAACAGCACCAGTGGGTGACGGTAGCTGCAGCTAGTCATCAAAGCGGGGCAACATGTGATTTTTGCACCAAGCAGCTGGTGGCCAACAAGCCAGCTCTACACTGTGAAA ATTGCGGAGCTACTGTTCATCAAAGTCAAGGATGCAAGGATCAGCTGACGTTGGAGTGTGTCAAGCAGAAGCAACATTCATCAAAATCGGGATCCAAGTCCGTGTCTGGCACTCCAGCAGCGACCAACAATGCTAAGAGAGGGTCGACGTCTTCATTACCTCCTCCTTTGTCGACGAACAGCGGGAG GGAGATTAGCAACAAGAAAACCGCAACGGGATACAGTCCTTGGCGGCGAGTCGCCACCAAGCTAGGAGTCAA TCAAACGATCAATGAGGAAAGAGACGGGGATAGCACTGGACACCATCGTGAAGCGCCAAG TAACTGGGAAGAACACGAATTTGGCGAAGAGAGTCATCAGTTTAACGTCGGTGATTTAGAGGGGCTGGACCCTGAGTTGGGCTTGGGAAAAGAGGAACCCGATTCATGGACTGCAGCCGTGGGGCGCAATGTAGCCAGGGGTCTTGTAAATAGCTGCGAGCGCGAAGTTAAGCGACAGGAGCACATATACGAGTTTGTCTTGACAGAGAAACATCACTGCCTTGTTTTACTGGCTATGGAGCGAATATTCGCTGATGGCCTTAGGCGTCATTTTGGCCTACCACCTACAGATCTCGAACGAATGTTTCCTCGGCTACGAGATCTTACAGATATTCATCTAAAGTTTCTGTTAAAGCTGAGGAGACGCCAACAGTCCAACTCTGTTGTGCCAACTATAGCGGACATTTTGATCGAACAGTTTTCAGGGGGTAATGCTACATCAATGAAAAGTGCGTATGGTGATTTTTGTAGTCGTCACCGTGAAGCAGTGAATGCCTACAAATACTATTATCGCAGCGAGCCCAGATTCGTTCGCTTTGTACGGCATTGCCAG GCAAATCCTCTCTTGAAGAAGAAAGGCATTCCAGAGTGCATTCTCTTCGTCACCCAACGATTGACAAAATACCCGTTGCTCGTTGAACCTCTGATCAAGACAGGGGTTGCATCCCATGAAGTCGAGGATCTACGCCAAGCGTTGCTTCTTGTTAAGCAAATTTTAGGGGATGTCGATGCCCAAGTTGCCGACAAGGAGCGAGCTGATCGAAAGCTAGAGATCTATCACAG AATCGAGGCTAAGTCTTTCGCCACGCATCGGGGTATGAAGTTCAAAAAGTCGGATGTGCTAGGAAGCAATCGTACCCTCAAATTTGAGGGTACAGCATTCTTGATGCAAGGTCGTAGCAAAATGGCACCTGTGGTTGTTGTCGTTCTATCGGATGTATTATTCTTTCTTGCTGAAACAAGAGATCAGAAATATGCATTCTTTGCACCAGATAACAAGGCTGGTGTTGTCTCACTTCAGAAGCTACTTGTGAGAGAGAAAGCTGGACAAGAATCCAGAG GCATTTATTTGATAAGCAGTAACCCCTCGGATCCGGAAATGTTTGAACTGAAAGTGCAAAAACCCAAGGACAAACAGCTCTGGATACAGGCAATAAGAGCTGCAGTTGAAACATGTCCGCAGGATTTAGAGAACGAAAATGACGAACTGGGTAACAACGGAGAAAACGAACATAGGGATAACCGTTCCTCATCTGTATCAACAATATCTGCCGAAGAAAGACAGCGTATTGTCGACGCGAAACAGTCACATATACGCGACATTGTCG ATGAACTGCGAAAAAAAGATGTAGAACAAGCCGCGTTACTCGAAGAAAAGATGGGATTGCAATTGAGACTTCGATCTGCTACCGGTGTGTGGAACACAAATGAAAGTGACAACGAACGAGAGAGTCGAGAAGACAGAGAGTTGCCCGACTGCAGTAAATTAGTGCCAGATTACAAACGACTTGTGCACGCTGACATAGGTTTAGTCTGGAGTGAG gctgttgttgctgttcAGAAGGCGATGCGACTTGCCAGTTCATTGTCATTTAGTACAGGAAGTGCAACACTTTCACGTAGTTTAAGCTCCGCTGGTGAACGGCATAGTGAAGCCTATGTGCCGCCAGCACTGTGTGTACCTAGACGTGCGGAAACGTTTGCTGGGTTTGATCACAATAag gAGCGTTCCCCGTGGCGCGACAACACAACTTTGAATTCTGTCATTCCGCCCATGAAGATTGGTCATTTATTAAGTGAATTGGGTGAAGGAAAGGAGGATGAAGAAGCAGACACTGCGACCGATGGAAATCGAGATCAACAATTAGCTGCCGTTCAGTTGTCACACTACGTTTATAGGCTCTTTTGTATAGTCGCGATTCAAATGACGACGATCAACAGTCTCCAAGCACAGCTAGCAGCTTGGAAAGACGGAAGTGGAAAGTCGACCAATAACCGACCAAATCCGAATCGGCAACTGGAAGAGCTACGCAATCTGCAGGATCAACTTAGCCGTGAAAAGGCGGCGTGGCGTGCGTCAACTCAACAAGAGCGTACGGAACTGGATGAACAGCGGGCCCAACTTTCAAGGTTACGGGATCAACTTACGGCCGAACAGCGTGATGTCACGCAACAACGCGATCAGCTGTATCGCCGACTCGAAGCGTTAGAGAGGCAAGGTGTTTCTCTGGTAACACCGGCTGCAACCGGAGCTGCACCTGCACATGGAAGCCAAAGTACTGACACATTGCCATCGCGGAAAAGTCAGGACAACAAACGTATACCATTGAATTTGATCAGTGCTACTAACCAACAGAAAGTTCAGAGCAGCCTTCCTCCAGTCAAGCAACAGCTGCCTTTGAAGCTGGCCAGTGGcagcaacaataataattctaG AAGCTCGAGCATCATTGCCAATAACAGCCCTGATCGTCACTCAAGAGCTGGTAGCAGTCCGGCAATCGTGACAAGCTCATCGTTTTCATCACCTGACCTTAGTAGCAGCAATAGTTTTAGCAATATTAACACCAACACGCAGACTCGATTACGAGCAACACGTTCGCCTCCTGAACAGCCGCATCATCACCACCACAACCAACAGCAGCAGTCGCAACAAtcacaacagcaacaacatcAACAGCAAAGGACGGAACAACCCCTAGAAGAAGAAGTTATATTTTTCTGA